A window of uncultured Litoreibacter sp. contains these coding sequences:
- a CDS encoding DUF4123 domain-containing protein yields MSGIQSTLLSLHRKDAPLFAVLDGAQFDNLPQELMLGGFVSRPLYLDRGENDAQQVITAPHLVWLDETLAMPTGRSVNQCLPALMQLIAGRPAVVFWQCPAGGEALYKHLRSINMVRYPKAALDDWEEPELELEEGEEPTPPDTHTMVTFRHADANVLAQVLPALNDIERSRFFGPATLVQFSPAPEWAAGDNGIIAERGVDLPPPMPGPMTLSQETLESIDDGSEAASREVIRGYLREVAPEYLENMSATEVQAVILNAERVGKEIGLESEYAFGLWTYLALITGQEILQEPQVLAHFRNESRPADELVEELVDQIANASDDELEAWT; encoded by the coding sequence ATGTCTGGCATTCAATCGACGTTGTTGTCCTTACACCGCAAAGACGCGCCGCTTTTTGCGGTCCTCGATGGCGCGCAGTTTGACAACCTACCGCAAGAGCTGATGTTGGGCGGGTTTGTGTCGCGCCCGCTTTATCTCGACCGGGGTGAGAATGATGCTCAGCAGGTCATCACTGCGCCGCATCTGGTTTGGCTGGACGAAACGCTCGCCATGCCGACGGGGCGAAGTGTCAATCAGTGCCTGCCAGCCCTCATGCAGCTGATTGCAGGCCGCCCGGCGGTTGTTTTTTGGCAATGTCCTGCCGGTGGTGAGGCCCTGTATAAGCATCTACGCAGCATCAACATGGTGCGCTACCCCAAAGCAGCTTTGGACGATTGGGAAGAGCCCGAGCTTGAGCTTGAAGAAGGCGAAGAACCAACACCGCCGGACACGCATACCATGGTAACCTTTCGTCATGCTGATGCGAATGTATTGGCACAGGTTTTACCTGCGTTGAATGACATTGAGCGGTCTCGGTTTTTTGGGCCCGCCACTCTTGTGCAGTTTAGCCCAGCCCCGGAATGGGCGGCCGGAGACAACGGGATCATCGCCGAGCGTGGCGTCGACCTACCGCCGCCGATGCCCGGGCCGATGACCCTGTCACAAGAGACGCTGGAAAGCATCGACGATGGAAGCGAAGCCGCATCTCGCGAGGTCATCCGCGGCTATCTCCGTGAAGTAGCACCAGAATATCTGGAAAATATGTCTGCAACCGAAGTGCAAGCGGTCATCCTGAATGCGGAACGGGTTGGCAAAGAAATCGGCTTGGAAAGCGAATACGCCTTCGGGTTGTGGACCTATCTTGCGCTCATCACAGGTCAGGAAATCTTGCAAGAGCCGCAGGTGCTTGCGCATTTCCGGAACGAATCGCGGCCCGCCGATGAACTGGTAGAGGAGTTAGTCGATCAGATTGCCAATGCCTCAGATGATGAGCTGGAGGCCTGGACATGA
- a CDS encoding TRAP transporter large permease has translation MDRETIAATGFIALFVLLFIRVPVGLAMMIAGGLGIYLIRPPAAMPVIAGEIFGEASNFPLTILPLFILMGNLAGVSGMSRDLYDAAHGWFGHLKGGLASATIVGCAGFSALSGSSLAAALTMGRVSLPEMQRYNYDNGLATGAVAAGGTLGILIPPSAGFVVYAILTEESIGRLFMAGVLPGILLTCMFIVAIWIVVTLKPAKAPKAAAREDMGVRLRKLGRAGWIIGIILITIGGIYAGAFSAIEAAGIGALLAFLVTLLRGCVTWQNMKEVTSSTLSSTGTVFLILFGAFVFKTFVGFTGLPIKMTGWVEAQGYTGMQVVIAVLLMFMVLGTFLEGFAILVLAVPLIQPILESLGVDMIWFGVLMVIVLEMALISPPVGINVFVVKGIAPGVPLGTIFRGIWPFWIAMAVVVAIVLSVPDIALLLPNSMFG, from the coding sequence ATGGACCGCGAAACCATCGCCGCGACCGGCTTCATCGCGCTGTTTGTGCTGCTGTTCATCCGGGTGCCCGTGGGCCTTGCGATGATGATCGCAGGGGGCTTGGGCATCTACCTGATCCGTCCACCCGCCGCCATGCCGGTCATCGCGGGCGAGATATTCGGGGAGGCATCCAACTTCCCCCTCACCATCCTGCCGCTGTTCATCCTGATGGGGAACCTCGCGGGCGTATCCGGCATGAGCCGCGATCTGTATGACGCGGCACACGGTTGGTTCGGGCATCTCAAGGGCGGCTTGGCGTCGGCCACCATCGTCGGATGCGCCGGGTTCTCGGCGTTGTCAGGCTCGTCCCTCGCCGCCGCGCTGACCATGGGCCGGGTCAGCCTGCCCGAAATGCAGCGCTACAACTACGACAACGGGCTCGCCACCGGAGCCGTGGCTGCTGGCGGCACACTGGGCATCCTGATCCCGCCCTCTGCAGGCTTCGTGGTCTACGCCATCCTGACCGAGGAAAGCATAGGTCGTTTGTTCATGGCCGGCGTTTTGCCCGGCATCCTGCTGACCTGCATGTTCATCGTGGCGATCTGGATCGTGGTGACGCTGAAACCCGCCAAGGCCCCCAAAGCCGCCGCCCGCGAAGACATGGGCGTCCGCCTGCGCAAACTGGGCCGCGCCGGGTGGATCATCGGCATCATTCTAATCACCATCGGTGGCATCTACGCAGGCGCATTCTCCGCGATCGAGGCGGCAGGCATCGGCGCGCTATTGGCGTTTCTGGTTACCCTCCTGCGCGGCTGCGTCACGTGGCAGAACATGAAAGAGGTCACCTCCTCCACGCTTTCCTCCACCGGCACGGTGTTCCTGATCCTGTTCGGGGCCTTCGTGTTCAAAACCTTCGTGGGCTTCACCGGCCTACCGATCAAAATGACCGGCTGGGTGGAGGCGCAGGGCTACACCGGAATGCAGGTGGTCATCGCCGTTTTGCTGATGTTCATGGTGTTGGGCACGTTTCTGGAGGGCTTCGCCATCCTCGTCCTCGCGGTGCCGCTGATCCAACCCATATTGGAATCGCTTGGTGTGGACATGATCTGGTTCGGCGTGTTGATGGTGATCGTGCTGGAAATGGCGCTGATCTCGCCACCCGTCGGCATCAACGTGTTCGTGGTAAAAGGCATCGCGCCGGGGGTGCCCTTGGGCACCATTTTCCGCGGCATCTGGCCGTTTTGGATCGCCATGGCCGTGGTGGTGGCGATTGTGCTGAGCGTTCCGGATATTGCGCTGTTGCTACCAAATTCGATGTTTGGCTGA
- a CDS encoding sulfite oxidase heme-binding subunit YedZ: MSHALTVSERINTVLRPVPKWLVYVVGALPGIYIVVGVALALSGTYDLFGNSLGVDPAKTIEHWLGELALQFFIATMSIRVLRDFFKLKLIKFRRALGHLTFFYIVLHLSVWLWLDLQWNWALMWSDIVKRPYITIGMAAFLILIPVMATSNNAAIKKYGPRVWQNIHKLAYPAILLGGIHFVMVKRVWLVEPMIYLGVIVVLLALRGRALLPVRA; this comes from the coding sequence ATGAGCCACGCCCTGACAGTTTCCGAGCGGATCAATACCGTTCTGCGCCCCGTTCCCAAATGGTTGGTCTACGTGGTGGGCGCGCTCCCCGGTATCTATATAGTCGTGGGCGTCGCCCTTGCGCTGAGCGGGACCTACGACCTGTTCGGCAACAGCCTTGGGGTCGACCCTGCCAAAACGATTGAGCACTGGCTGGGGGAGTTGGCGCTGCAGTTCTTTATCGCCACCATGTCCATCCGGGTGCTGCGCGACTTCTTCAAGCTGAAGCTGATCAAGTTCCGACGCGCGCTGGGGCATCTGACCTTCTTCTATATAGTGCTGCATCTGAGCGTCTGGCTGTGGCTGGATCTGCAATGGAACTGGGCGCTGATGTGGTCCGACATTGTGAAGCGGCCCTACATCACAATCGGCATGGCGGCGTTCCTGATTTTGATCCCCGTTATGGCGACCTCGAATAACGCGGCCATTAAGAAGTATGGGCCGCGGGTTTGGCAGAACATCCACAAACTGGCCTACCCCGCGATCCTGCTGGGCGGCATCCATTTTGTGATGGTGAAGCGGGTGTGGCTGGTGGAGCCGATGATCTACCTCGGCGTGATCGTTGTGCTACTGGCGCTGCGCGGACGGGCGTTGCTGCCGGTGCGCGCATAA
- the msrP gene encoding protein-methionine-sulfoxide reductase catalytic subunit MsrP has translation MANRFKSDLTWSDVTPENVFLNRRAFMAGTAAFAAGGIAATSGVPAFAASQYSTDEEPNAWEEITQYNNFYEFGTGKSDPAEYAHALTTSPWSIEIGGMVEKPGKYSFEDIMSQMTVEERIYRFRCVEAWSMVIPWNGFELADLLTMAGVDTNAKYVGFETLVRPEEMWGQKRAFVPWPYREGLRMDEAMHPLTIMATGIYGKDIPNQNGAPMRLVVPWKYGFKSIKSIVKITVSDTQPETSWNMINPREYGFYSNVNPEVAHPRWSQASERKVGGGLLAKRVPTQMFNGYGAEVAGLYDGMDLAKNF, from the coding sequence ATGGCAAACCGATTCAAATCCGACCTGACGTGGTCCGACGTCACCCCAGAGAACGTCTTTCTGAACCGCCGCGCCTTCATGGCCGGAACCGCGGCCTTTGCCGCAGGCGGGATCGCGGCAACGTCAGGCGTGCCAGCCTTTGCGGCATCGCAATATTCGACGGATGAAGAGCCCAACGCATGGGAAGAGATCACGCAGTACAACAACTTCTACGAATTTGGCACCGGCAAGTCGGACCCCGCGGAATACGCGCACGCCCTGACGACCTCGCCCTGGTCGATCGAGATTGGCGGCATGGTTGAGAAGCCCGGCAAATATTCGTTCGAGGACATCATGTCCCAGATGACGGTCGAAGAACGCATCTACCGTTTCCGCTGCGTCGAGGCGTGGTCGATGGTGATCCCGTGGAACGGGTTTGAACTGGCCGATCTGTTGACCATGGCGGGCGTCGACACGAACGCGAAATATGTTGGATTTGAAACGCTGGTCCGCCCGGAAGAGATGTGGGGGCAAAAACGTGCCTTCGTTCCGTGGCCCTACCGCGAGGGCCTGCGCATGGACGAGGCGATGCACCCGCTGACCATTATGGCCACCGGTATCTATGGCAAGGACATCCCCAACCAGAACGGCGCACCGATGCGTCTGGTGGTGCCGTGGAAATATGGCTTCAAGTCGATCAAGTCGATTGTGAAGATCACCGTGTCCGACACCCAGCCCGAAACCAGCTGGAACATGATCAACCCGCGCGAATACGGGTTCTACAGTAACGTGAACCCGGAAGTGGCGCACCCGCGTTGGAGCCAGGCATCCGAGCGCAAAGTCGGCGGCGGGCTTTTGGCCAAACGCGTGCCGACGCAGATGTTCAACGGGTACGGGGCCGAGGTGGCAGGCCTCTATGACGGCATGGACCTCGCCAAGAACTTCTGA
- a CDS encoding FkbM family methyltransferase, which yields MDRYLKDNPGQEGLFLRGIPSYVLNEIAPIFQKINYRSAQDLVLFDVGANHGVWTGAFLSVAGHKTARAELFEPLPGNQQTIAEQKDRGLYGEHASKVTVNPHGISNEAAKVTIHFDTERSGFASMASDVCHLPSRNVELKNTIDVDVFTIDEVCAKKGIKAIDVLKIDIEGFELFALQGADGMFGKRAVDVCLFEFGPHQLAHRHIFKDFYEFFTSRGYDLYKYRIGGAALIPITEYMSTYEMFDRVSMFLAHRKP from the coding sequence ATGGACAGGTATCTCAAGGACAACCCCGGACAGGAGGGACTGTTTCTGCGCGGCATTCCAAGCTACGTCCTGAACGAGATCGCGCCGATCTTCCAAAAGATCAACTACCGTTCGGCCCAGGACCTGGTCCTGTTTGATGTGGGCGCCAACCATGGCGTTTGGACGGGGGCCTTTCTCAGCGTAGCCGGGCATAAAACGGCACGCGCCGAGCTGTTCGAGCCTCTGCCGGGCAACCAACAAACGATCGCGGAACAAAAGGACCGTGGCCTTTACGGTGAACATGCCAGCAAGGTCACCGTGAACCCCCACGGCATTTCGAACGAGGCCGCAAAGGTCACCATCCACTTTGATACGGAGCGGTCCGGCTTCGCCTCCATGGCCAGTGATGTCTGCCACCTGCCATCCCGCAACGTTGAGCTGAAGAACACAATCGACGTCGACGTGTTCACCATTGACGAGGTCTGCGCCAAGAAAGGCATCAAAGCCATTGATGTCCTGAAAATCGACATCGAGGGGTTCGAGCTGTTCGCCCTTCAAGGCGCCGACGGGATGTTCGGCAAACGGGCGGTTGACGTCTGCCTGTTCGAATTTGGCCCGCACCAGCTGGCGCACCGCCATATCTTCAAGGATTTCTACGAGTTCTTCACCTCGCGCGGTTATGACCTGTACAAATACCGCATCGGTGGCGCCGCGCTGATCCCGATCACCGAATACATGTCCACCTATGAGATGTTTGACCGGGTCAGCATGTTTCTGGCGCATCGCAAGCCGTAA
- a CDS encoding PAAR domain-containing protein has translation MTKPISLMGHMHVCPKVDPGPKPHVGGPVIDAGQSLVTFNGVHVAVEGGKTMCTGMPGPDTMTKGSSLVKINGKGIMRVGDATGHGGKLTVGVPTFRSE, from the coding sequence TTGACAAAACCGATTTCCCTGATGGGTCACATGCATGTTTGCCCAAAAGTCGACCCCGGCCCCAAACCACATGTCGGCGGGCCGGTGATCGATGCGGGGCAATCCTTAGTCACATTCAATGGCGTGCATGTCGCGGTTGAGGGTGGCAAAACCATGTGTACCGGCATGCCTGGGCCCGACACTATGACCAAGGGGTCTAGCCTTGTGAAAATCAATGGCAAGGGCATCATGCGAGTGGGAGACGCTACCGGCCACGGCGGCAAGCTAACAGTAGGGGTTCCTACT
- the tssI gene encoding type VI secretion system Vgr family protein → MSQIFKQDHRMGRLLTALGKDVLVLRRFEGADHINALFEYQVDCLATSSDLNFDDLLGTHATVTLLDRAGAEQPFDGIVTEARWLGTGDNGHRYRLILKPWFYLASLRRNQRIFHRKTVDVILTELLASYSDAGPLDLTLSNDYPELEYTVQYRESDMAFACRMMERHGISYSFRHQNGAHTMVLSDMVDQHPQIGERPYKPVDGHHQEDVEHFWEWHPARRMTTGAVRLTDYNFKTPKAAMEVDQLSTAKYQSGLIEGYDWPGDYLEQGRGKVLVRLGADRERGQDRRFEAMGDIPSLYSGVRVALGGDKVPGRGEEYICLSAYHSYRSDNYGTGADESDGYAYSARNILMPVTAPLLPERKTARADVKGPQTATVVGKGEIDCDEYGRILVRFHWDLDAAHSMRCRVSQNWSGNGWGGMVVPRIGMEVLVEFLDGDPDKPLVTGCVFNGANDVPYPLPLHKTKSVFRTDTHQGQGFNELSFEDERGVENIALHAQKDQTLKVLNNRMKRVDNDQVESVGSNKSIEIGKNHQERIGGSMNLTIGGGKTGLFAALAGVMGQATSDAMGVAGEAGNPMIPAFLAGAVAQTVGGEVASSPKISAFDSAGNNRAIAGADQAATGTALGSTLSGIMPISGVKNTVIEKFQSDTIGLARTEQIGLFKNTMVGAVQNTMVGAKQFTKIGMEQRLKVGKTKTAEIGEEYTVHAGKRAAHSSGKLFQISSEEKFEGSSKVWEIKANDTVLLSAPGGYIEISPGGVKIRGKSVKIQGNSIAFSSGGPGEGSKCLRAMAASATPFVR, encoded by the coding sequence ATGTCTCAGATATTTAAGCAAGACCACCGCATGGGTCGCTTGTTGACCGCACTTGGCAAAGACGTCCTCGTCCTTCGCCGGTTTGAAGGCGCAGATCATATAAACGCCTTGTTCGAGTATCAGGTGGACTGTCTCGCAACCTCGTCTGACCTCAACTTTGACGACCTTCTGGGCACACACGCAACGGTTACGCTGCTGGATCGCGCGGGCGCAGAACAGCCATTTGACGGCATTGTCACCGAGGCACGCTGGCTCGGGACAGGCGACAATGGCCATCGCTACAGACTGATCTTGAAGCCATGGTTCTACCTCGCCTCGCTGCGACGCAATCAACGCATATTTCATCGGAAAACTGTGGATGTCATTCTGACTGAATTGCTGGCCAGCTACAGCGACGCCGGGCCGCTCGATCTAACGCTTTCGAACGACTACCCGGAACTTGAATACACGGTTCAGTACCGCGAAAGCGACATGGCGTTTGCCTGCCGCATGATGGAACGCCATGGGATTTCGTATTCCTTCCGGCACCAAAACGGCGCTCACACAATGGTGCTGAGTGACATGGTCGACCAGCACCCACAAATTGGGGAACGCCCCTACAAGCCGGTAGACGGTCACCATCAGGAAGATGTGGAACATTTCTGGGAATGGCATCCTGCCCGCCGGATGACGACCGGCGCCGTTCGTCTGACGGATTACAATTTCAAAACCCCCAAAGCCGCCATGGAAGTCGATCAGTTGAGCACGGCCAAGTACCAGTCCGGCCTGATCGAAGGGTATGATTGGCCCGGCGACTATTTGGAGCAGGGCCGCGGCAAGGTGTTGGTCCGGTTGGGCGCGGATCGCGAGCGCGGGCAGGACCGCCGTTTCGAAGCGATGGGAGATATCCCCTCTTTGTACAGCGGCGTTCGCGTCGCCCTTGGGGGCGACAAAGTTCCGGGGCGTGGGGAGGAATATATCTGCCTGTCGGCCTACCATTCCTATCGGTCTGACAACTATGGCACCGGCGCAGATGAAAGCGACGGCTACGCCTACAGCGCCCGCAACATCCTGATGCCGGTGACGGCGCCTCTCCTTCCGGAACGCAAAACGGCGCGCGCGGATGTGAAAGGCCCGCAAACGGCCACGGTTGTCGGCAAGGGTGAAATCGACTGCGACGAGTATGGGCGCATTCTGGTGCGGTTCCATTGGGATCTTGACGCCGCGCATTCCATGCGGTGCCGGGTCTCGCAAAATTGGTCCGGCAATGGCTGGGGCGGCATGGTTGTACCGCGCATTGGGATGGAGGTCCTTGTCGAATTCCTGGATGGTGATCCTGATAAGCCTTTGGTTACGGGCTGCGTGTTCAACGGCGCCAACGACGTTCCCTACCCGCTGCCGCTACACAAAACCAAATCGGTCTTCCGCACCGATACGCATCAGGGCCAAGGATTCAACGAGCTGTCTTTCGAAGACGAACGCGGCGTCGAAAACATCGCCCTTCATGCGCAGAAAGATCAGACCCTGAAGGTGCTCAACAACCGCATGAAGCGGGTCGACAACGATCAGGTCGAAAGCGTCGGGTCTAACAAAAGCATCGAGATCGGCAAGAACCATCAGGAACGCATCGGGGGGTCGATGAACCTGACCATTGGCGGCGGCAAGACGGGGCTTTTTGCTGCGCTCGCCGGGGTGATGGGCCAAGCCACATCAGACGCCATGGGCGTCGCAGGCGAGGCAGGCAATCCGATGATCCCCGCGTTTCTTGCGGGTGCCGTGGCCCAAACGGTCGGCGGGGAAGTCGCGTCCTCCCCAAAGATTTCTGCCTTCGATAGCGCTGGCAACAATCGCGCTATTGCCGGTGCCGATCAGGCCGCCACGGGGACTGCGCTCGGGTCAACCCTGTCGGGTATCATGCCGATATCCGGCGTCAAAAACACCGTCATCGAAAAGTTCCAGTCGGACACCATCGGCCTCGCCCGGACGGAGCAGATCGGATTGTTCAAAAACACCATGGTCGGCGCGGTGCAGAACACGATGGTAGGCGCGAAGCAGTTCACCAAAATCGGCATGGAACAGCGGTTGAAGGTTGGCAAAACCAAGACCGCTGAGATCGGCGAAGAATATACCGTGCACGCTGGCAAACGCGCGGCGCATTCCTCCGGCAAGCTGTTCCAGATTTCCTCCGAAGAGAAGTTCGAGGGAAGCTCGAAGGTCTGGGAAATCAAGGCCAACGATACAGTGCTACTCAGCGCGCCCGGCGGTTACATAGAGATATCACCCGGAGGCGTCAAAATTCGTGGCAAATCGGTCAAGATCCAGGGGAACTCCATCGCCTTCAGCTCCGGTGGGCCAGGTGAGGGATCAAAATGCCTCCGCGCCATGGCGGCCTCTGCAACCCCATTTGTGAGGTAG
- a CDS encoding TRAP transporter substrate-binding protein → MKLFGAIATSVALLAGSMAAAKDLSLSYFMGPKHPMNGAVFTPFADKLAEVSGGALTVTQFAGGALNSAPPKQYSILLDGVADVAFHLPGYTAQLFPVATSVTTPNMCDTAVDCTEAMWRAYDVIEKEFDAKILALWANSPQVLFSKDTAIRTLEDINGKIVRVTSAQDIPFAEALGASAVSQPVSVINQNLANGVVDIISIDPSAALSFKLHEPANYITTNVPGAGSAFVLLMNKGVYGALSDEEKGWVDAASGKWLSMEGAKMYDAIAQKALDVSAKNGVEIINLSDDEAARWDAAIQPAMDTWMASEVGQGLTGADVTKLMQGN, encoded by the coding sequence ATGAAACTGTTCGGCGCGATTGCGACAAGTGTGGCCCTGCTTGCCGGCTCCATGGCGGCGGCCAAGGACCTCAGCCTGTCTTACTTCATGGGACCGAAACACCCGATGAACGGCGCGGTGTTCACCCCCTTCGCCGACAAGCTGGCAGAGGTGTCCGGCGGCGCATTGACCGTCACCCAATTTGCCGGCGGCGCGCTGAACTCCGCCCCGCCCAAGCAATATTCGATCCTGCTGGATGGGGTGGCTGACGTGGCATTCCACCTGCCCGGCTACACCGCGCAGCTGTTCCCCGTCGCGACATCCGTGACCACGCCCAACATGTGCGACACCGCCGTTGACTGCACCGAAGCCATGTGGCGCGCCTATGATGTGATCGAGAAGGAATTCGACGCCAAGATCCTGGCGCTTTGGGCCAACAGCCCGCAGGTGCTGTTCTCCAAGGACACTGCGATCCGCACGCTCGAAGACATCAACGGCAAGATCGTGCGCGTGACGTCCGCGCAGGACATCCCGTTTGCCGAGGCGCTGGGTGCCTCCGCCGTGTCGCAACCGGTCAGCGTGATCAACCAGAACCTCGCCAATGGCGTGGTGGACATCATTTCAATCGACCCGTCGGCCGCGCTGTCCTTCAAGCTGCACGAGCCGGCAAACTACATCACCACCAACGTGCCCGGCGCGGGCTCGGCCTTTGTGCTCTTGATGAACAAGGGCGTTTACGGCGCGCTGTCGGACGAGGAAAAGGGCTGGGTCGACGCGGCGTCGGGCAAGTGGCTGTCGATGGAAGGGGCCAAGATGTACGACGCGATAGCGCAGAAGGCGCTGGACGTGTCGGCCAAGAACGGCGTGGAAATCATCAACCTGTCAGATGACGAAGCCGCCCGTTGGGACGCGGCCATTCAACCCGCAATGGACACCTGGATGGCGTCCGAGGTGGGCCAGGGCCTGACCGGCGCCGACGTGACCAAATTGATGCAGGGCAACTGA
- a CDS encoding TRAP transporter small permease → MKRIEHLLGRVAGLFAVAGGGALLVLAGVTGIAVFYRYILRNPIFGIEDVTTMALTVLVAASIAWAAVNKGHVSVNIITSVFGRSVTRITDVVARLVSFAMLGFASYALFVKGSCGMPCGAMTSNLGIIHTPFYYVLAAAMAFYAAFVLSHLIIGVQHWHGADPNEVTD, encoded by the coding sequence GTGAAACGCATTGAACACCTGCTGGGCCGCGTCGCGGGCCTGTTCGCCGTGGCGGGCGGCGGCGCGCTTTTGGTGCTGGCAGGCGTCACCGGCATCGCGGTGTTCTACCGCTACATCCTGCGCAATCCCATCTTCGGGATCGAGGACGTCACCACCATGGCGCTGACCGTGCTGGTGGCCGCCTCCATTGCATGGGCGGCGGTGAACAAAGGCCATGTGTCGGTCAACATCATCACTTCCGTATTTGGCCGGTCGGTGACGCGCATTACTGATGTGGTCGCGCGGCTGGTCTCATTTGCGATGCTGGGGTTTGCCAGCTACGCGCTGTTCGTCAAAGGCAGCTGCGGTATGCCCTGCGGGGCGATGACGTCAAATCTGGGCATCATCCACACGCCATTCTATTACGTGTTGGCAGCGGCCATGGCGTTCTACGCCGCCTTCGTCTTGTCGCATCTCATCATCGGGGTGCAACACTGGCACGGCGCGGACCCGAACGAGGTGACCGACTGA
- a CDS encoding mercury resistance system transport protein MerF: MKNRTLIGVGLSGAVLAIICCVTPLLPLVLGAIGLGGLIAYVYTDAVLFSVAGAFLLVAAFGVWRNQRNG; encoded by the coding sequence ATGAAGAACCGTACGCTCATTGGGGTTGGACTTTCGGGCGCCGTCTTGGCGATTATCTGTTGTGTGACTCCGTTGCTGCCATTGGTCTTGGGTGCAATCGGGCTCGGAGGATTGATCGCCTACGTCTATACCGATGCGGTCCTCTTTTCCGTCGCGGGCGCATTTCTGTTGGTTGCGGCATTTGGTGTTTGGCGAAACCAGCGAAATGGCTGA
- a CDS encoding GDCCVxC domain-containing (seleno)protein has product MAELQSTLTCPNCSHVKLETMPTDACQFFYECASCKTVLRPKAGDCCVYCSYGTVPCPPIQDGDSCCA; this is encoded by the coding sequence ATGGCTGAGCTTCAATCCACACTGACATGCCCGAACTGTAGCCACGTAAAGTTGGAAACCATGCCGACTGATGCGTGCCAGTTCTTCTACGAGTGTGCCAGCTGCAAAACAGTTCTTCGACCCAAGGCCGGCGACTGCTGCGTCTACTGTTCCTACGGCACCGTGCCGTGCCCACCCATCCAAGATGGCGACAGCTGCTGTGCCTGA